The Arachis ipaensis cultivar K30076 chromosome B10, Araip1.1, whole genome shotgun sequence DNA window ATCGATCCCTTCGTCGTTTTGAAAGAGAATTAATGTCTTGTAGTGATTTTTTTGGGACTTAATTGttatataataaaatttgttaCGAACTTATTTGTCCAACATGTATAAAGTTTGACCGAAAGTGACGAAGGGACTAAGTGTTCAATCAGAAATTTCTTGAAGATAAATTTGGGTATTTACTCATTTCAATAACTTCTAAAACAATGGATAACTTCTGAAAAGAGAAGAATGAGAACTAGTATCATAATTTGACTGGAAATTGCTGGACAGCTTTTGATTGTTCAAATAACATTGTTGTATCCAAAATGACTACTAGTAGAAAACCATTAAAaagttctttctttttttatcaaTTATATTCTTATCTTTACTACCTAAAGTTTAGGAAAAGCCAACATTTCTGGTTTTAGCCACAACTTGATATGTTGGGGaggtaaaaaggaaaaatatttacTTAGAAAGCGTCTTTCTTATTAAATATTAGACTTTATACCTTCATTTTTGGTATTGCTgattagtccatactttgcagCATAGACATCAACATATGTGATTGCAGCCTCTGGGAGCTCTATCCTGAGCTTGATAACTCTGTCCTTAAGCTGCTTGTTGAATTCCTGAGCCATCAGATTTTGATCATTTACGCATTGATACTTGTCGAAATAGCCAGGTGGCACATTGTGCTTATAAAATAGGTTCACTGGTAAGCACCCAATTGGACCAGTGTTATGTACCCAAAACGACCTCCCTCCTCTTTCATATATATTCTgcaaaataattattaatcagATCCTAAAACTCATTCAGATTAAACAAAAGGATCTATTTCTTGGGGTTATGTAATTCCTTTCCCCGGAAAATAATTGTCAGTTTAATAAAACATATATATTTTGTTTGAAGAAAGAGTTCAACACAAAAAGTGAAGCTTATGACAAGagctaaaaataaactaacaaaggGTAAAGGCCAAACAAGTAACTCTATCTACAACTACCATGTACTCTACTGCATTTCTATAATCCTCTGTCATTCTTTCCCACTCACTGGGGATTGGTGGATAACTTCTTTATATATTAACCATTATATCTATACAAAGGGTAAAAAATTGTATTCAAAATTCCATACACATTGACGATATTTATCTAAGAGTATAATAGAGTAtgaatttgtttttcaaaattgttAAGCACCTATCTATAGTTGGTTGGTTGGAGTACCAGGAAATCTCAAAAGCTCGAATAGGTGCTACTTACTTTGACTGCATTGGCTAACTGATTGACTATATCTGGCATGGTTGCACGCATTTGGTCGAAGTTCATCGTCCTAAATCCAACAGAGAGATCATTTTGGCCAATGTCAAAAGTGTACAAAGCCTTACTAAATTCCTCAGGTACCGGAATCCTGCTCTTGTCAACTGAGTTGATATTGTCTAAATTTTCAAGAAAATAAGAACAGTGTAAGCTAATGAGCCATCATAAAAAATCCCATAAAAAAGTTTCACACTCCTTCACCTTGATACATTTGTTTGGTACGTTCTTTGAACTGATCGAATTGCACAATCTGCATATCAAGCGAGAATGGACTTATCCCATATTGAAATATGGTCTCGTTCTGCCTTCTAATGGTGGATCCACCGGTGGCGAAATTTGCACCGTGCCGATAATTGGTTCCAAGGGAGTTCAGATAAGCACTTAAGTATGGCAAGTTTAGCTTTTCAGCTGTACAGTAGAGTACAAGTACAATCAACACAAATCTAAACTTATAAAGTTGGATTGGGTAAATGCCATTTACTCAAGTTGCTTATCAGTGCCTCATGTTTTCGTCCAAAGACATTTACTCAACTTGCTTATCACTTAAAAGCAAAACTCCTCTTGTTTCAAAACAAGCATGACATTGCAAACtttgatttgattaaattagATTAGAATCAAGAGAAGCGTTTAGTTACCAATAAAATCGATGATGAGACGGCCATCACAATCTCTTCCTGAAGGCTTATGGAAGAAACCCTCACCATAAGGCGGTGGGATTGGAACAAATACAGCTGATATACCACCAGTGTCAGAGTTTGAGTCACCAAAATTATAGACAGCTGAAAAGGCACACGCAGCTGAGTTTGCCGGCTCCACACCCCTCACACAGTAGTAACAAGGTAGCAAGAAGATAAGAAGCAATAACCCTAACCCCATTGTCATCTTTAAAGATGCTTAGACTACTAATGAATGTATCATGCTCTTTGATTTACCTTGAACACAATGATATAAAGTGCGAGTGTGAGTGAGAAGCAAAATGTTATAAGATAGCCCACACTCCCACATTGTGGAATGTGGAAATGTTAATATTTTGTCGGTGGAGCATCTTAAATGATAAAATCATCTGAGAAGAGAAAATTTATATTTATGTACTAAAAAAAATATGTCTAAATCGGGCACAATAATTATGTGTTTATTGGATGTACCACATTTATATTTAGATTTGATTAAATGAAATAATATAAAAGAAGAGTATTGATTttaataaatacagaatattctaatatataaataaatattttaaatgataatattttaatacacaatactttaaatagtaacagaatcttttattcttaaataattaaatataaattgtatttatatttttatatttaattatttaacaaTAAAAGATTCTGTTACCATTTAAAGTATTGTCATTTAAAacatttatttatgtactaggatattctgtatttattagagttCATCAATGTTCTTCTTTCATATTAGTCTTTGATTTTCAACTAATCAAATCTAATGGTTTATATAAATGTGGTACATTCAATAAATACATAATTGTTGTGCTCGTTTTAGATATACCCCTAAAAAAAAGTGTATGTTTGGGCAGTATATAAGAAAAACTATTCTTTTAGTAATTGTTTTTGAGGCTTTTAGCatgtttaaaatttattttaaataaaagtgaaaatattaaaaaaattcatttttaaattttcattattatatttctattatttcAGTTATTGTTATCTTTTTACTAGTATTAACACTAACAacaagccaatgagtaatagctcaaatagcataaactcctcatactcaattaagaggttgcagattcgagtctcatatcttgggtaaaaaaaaaattaaccccATCAACATCacaattcttttttctttttttgtgtgtattaattattttttcttcttgtgaTATTATTTTTGGTAATGGTCATTTTCCATTCAATTATCActaataaaaacattttttaaaatCCAACTTATTAATAGTTGTAGAAGTTTAAAACCTTccacaaattataaataaaattttcataaattttatttttattattatttaataaaattttcaacaaaaaaattatattatcttaaaataattttgttaaaatatctttttttaaataaaaattatctttttttttaaatagacaaAGATCAGATTAAGTATTTATTCATATtcaaaactaattaattaataattagaagATTATTATACAATAAAATCGAAGCAAATGCGGCTGAGCTGTCCTAGAAAAAAAAGCTATAAATGCCCGTTTTCCATGCTCATAatgaattatattaattatttcatattttttgcGCAATTAATTAATGTTTGTAAAAAGGTGCAACCAATAATCAATCATGGTATGTTCAAATACCTCTAACTATAgtagacacaaaaaaaaaaagatacctTTAACTATAATGAGGCCACTAAGCAAATTAAAAACTGCTACAAATTATATTTGTCAGTCATGAGAGTTGATAGCTGCCGGGATCTCAATGCAGAAACCTGGTCTTGGGTTGATAAAGCTGAACTGATGAGGTCCTTGATGATATCGGCTCTAGTAGCAGCTTAACTATGGCAAGCTAATGGCATAAATTTTGAgacaatgtttttttttttttaaatataaaatagaaacaATGATGGTTAGAAGAGAATGAAAGTTGATGACGGCTCTAGTGGGCGAAGATTGCTCCCCAAATTTGGCAGAAACGCATGCAAGCTCTCTTCTTGGGAGAAAAATCGAAACccataactttttaaaattttgggAGGTCGAGGCCACTACTCACCCGTCCCTGCCTATCAACTAGAACTCAACCTACTTTATACGGACAATGACATACATACTTGTTAACTATATATTTTGGACTTGGGTTTATTTTaatttgtgttttaaaaatataaattaaaaatactattaaaaaatattttataaaaattattaaaaaatatttttttatattttaatatattaaatacattaatttttttaaaaaaattattattatatattttaaatgtGTCANNNNNNNNNNNNNNNNNNNNNNNNNNNNNNNNNNAGACACAAATTAACTACATATTTTGAACTACacattttttttttgggatttatgacttaacatatattttaactTAACTCGATTAATCTATAGACTTAAATATGTTCGGCCTAAATAGATTGACTTGTCTATTTATATTAGAAATCACGAGTAAGAAGAGTAGACACTCATATTATGAATTACCGTATTATGTTTTAATTTATGAACAAAAGAAGAAGGTgttttatttgctttgatatAGGTGTAGAAAgtagagttaatactcaaaatgactCTTAAAATTTGACCTCTGACACAATTTAGTAATTAAACCTTCCGTCCATCTCGGGCACCAAAACGCTGACGTGTCGTGTCACGTTTAATTGACATCTGACACTTTTAAAGACGTGGCAAAATTCTTATATGCATCAATTTAGCCCCTTATGAATGTTGAATTTGAACTTTAAAATCTAGAAAGTGCTCCAAATCTCCCAAAGTGAACCGTTTTTGGTGAGTTAGGGAGGATGTTGAGGAGCAACAGCGAAGCTTTTCAAAGCTCTAGTAGATCTCGTTCACATAGCAACTGGGTGAAGAACGCATATCATGACAGAAAAAAAATTTTGCAATGGTGTGGTTGTGGGATACGACTCATTTTTCGTTGGTCTCGTACAAATACAAATTTAGAAAAATCATTTTATAGATGTCCTAATTATAATGTAAGTTAGTTGAATGTCCATTCTTAATTTTGCATTGttctttctcttaatttttttttatgattttttttttgtttcagatTGTTAGAAAGAAATAATGTGGTTTATTTTTATGGAGAGACATAAGTGAAGATGATGACataattgaaaaaaatgaaaCTACTCAATGAAGAGCATTGGAAGATCAATATGGAATAAAGAATTAATACAGCTAAAgttaaaattagaattttaaaaatgtaGAATCTTGTTTTATCTATCGTTGTTGTTCTAATTGACCTTGTATGTGTAGATTATGATCTATTGGAGAGAAAGTAGTAATTAAAATATGAGATAATATGTAAAGTGAGATATATTTATTTGCAATGAAATGATGAACTATATCTATTGTAGAAGCTGTGCTTTTAAATTAGAAAATGAAATATGCATATTATAAAATATGTTAACTCATTGGCTATACATATTAATCACTGTAATAAATTAACTGTTGTAATatactaaaataattaaactgaaaCAAACTTTAAATTGATGAGTTTAGAAAACTAATATCTAATTtgatgatcaaatattattaaattattaaattgttATTTACTTTCAATAAGTTGTTTAATGTGTTTGTTAGTGTACAGATTTTATATTGGGTCAAAAGGCAATATGAGTCCCACTTGTTATTAATCAAGTCATGTGCAAAATTAATATAAGTGAGTGtactttgaaataaaaaaaaaaactaaattggtCCAAATCACAAGCCCAAATAGATCATTAAAGAAAATTCAGTCTTGGGCAAAATTAATTCAAATATAAGTAGCTAAATTTTGAGATTGAGTTAAgtccaaatcaaaagcccataaaCCAAAGTTGATAAATCAAAGAATGAAGTCTAAGGATCTCAAGCATGCTTCGTTACCCATTTACTTTAGTGGAATCCAAATTCTAATTGAAAGCATGCTTTCCACGGATGTCATTCTCTATGGGTGATGGAATTCAAATTTAATTAAGTGCCTTAGTAATATGAGAGAGAAATGATACATTGATTTGATTGCTTTTAATGCTCTACACCTTACAAGGCATGGGAAAGGGAAGTGGGTTTTTAATTGAATGtaattgattttaatttccttctttatttcctttgaaaGCTTTTtcactcttctctctcttctctctctttgcaTTCGGTCACCTCACTATCAGAGAAGGAGATGGTAGAAGCAAGTAATCAGAAGAAAAAAGCAGAAACTAGGCATGTGTAAGTaaacttaactcattttcattttcttctttaattacattgCAAGCTTTTCTatgttctctctcctctctcttttggTCTTGTCTAGCAGGAAAAGAGGGATGAAGCAAGCTATCAGTAAAAAGTACAGAGAAGCTAGTTGCAAGGAAGATGCCATTATGATGATGGcattaggaaaaagaagatccaCAGTAGGGTGTGGTTGAGATCTTTGCCACTTATGGTAAGAAGCGGTGAGGAAGTCTCAAACTCTCCATACCCAGAAATGGAAGAAATCCATTTCGTCCAGAGAAGAAGATCCCTTGGAAGCATGGCTCATCTCTACTTTTGCTCAACCACTGcaggaggtagctactgtagctacgtggaggaagaGGCAGAAGATAAGAGTAGGAGGAGCTGTCAAGCATCAAGGCCCAGGAATCCTTCTTGGGGAGCAAGTCAAGATGAAAGGCCCGGATTGATGAAGTTTGATGAGAATGGATGAAGctgaggtaattgcatgttggttttgaCATTcggttctctctctcttctctttggcTGAACCGatttttgcatgaagaagaagaagttgactcggttcaacagtttcaaccttggaggcttccccttctataaataagggagaacagtCAGGGTTTGAAGTAAGGAGAAAAGAGtgtaaagcacagagttctcatagctacccaagctaacagaagttcttctccttcaatgtgtttcatgttgtatttttctgtttagttttgtctgtcttgaatctcatggaaaaaggcaaacagtgaggtttgtatgaaaaagccatagagcggaaaaaggcagagtcaGTGACGGACCTAGAAAATTTTAGGAGTgggagcaaaaaaaaaaataaatatatatatatatatatatataataaattttgttaaatattattaattatatggaCTTTAATTTGTctataaattctaatttcatacttctttgatctattttctaattcaacaagtgtgattaaaaacaaaacaataaatttataattaatataacataatattggaattaatttaaaacatatatacattTTTTAGTCCCCTTAAAGTACACATGGGTCAGATAAAGTCGGGTTTGTCTTGATCCAAACCCGACCCTAAATAATGACCGAGTCTATTTTAAAATCCTTACCCAATTCTAAATCTATAAAATCACGCCAAATTAATCTCAAATTATTTAAATTCAGACCGAACAATGTACACCCCTGCCTCTAAACTAAATTACATCCTTTCACATTCTAAACTTTATCCTCCTCATCACTTTGTTTCTCATCATGATTATCTCCTTCGTCCTTCCCCTCCTTTATCATCTAATGTTACCCCACCTTCCGCGGTATGTTCCTACTTTACCTGCGTCCAGTAACGGACCCAGAAAATTTTAAGAGTGGggcaaaaatatatatactaaaataaaatttgttaaatattattaattatatagagatataaaaattaaagagTTAGTGAACACTTTCATTCTTAAAATACTattcattatatataatttataaaaaaatattttttatttctaaaatttaaaattaaaatattttaattaaattatagataACTTATTATCCTAACTAATCTTTTTATACACATTTAATAATAAAAGACTGAATTAACTGGCATATTAGCGCCTAATAATACATtagtatttataatttgaaattagaattatatataaatactaGAAAAATTAAATCTTTATATGAAAAGtatgtttatataaaataataaaaacataatttttataatttttttattttttaaaataattaaatttgttatatattttttaatttaattttgatataatgttagataaaagattttatgtatctgtttaattatatattataattaaaatattttttatcattatttttaaaataaaaaatatattctaaattagtaaattaatcagtttattttaaaattttatatgtaacataggtacatataatagaacaaaagataaaaaataaataataagaatgaataaatcgagaataaaataaaatatataaagtcacaaaaaaaataaaatattagattgatacctaaactataattgtttgaattaaaaattgcaattgaaaatatcaaaaagaaaaataataaaattgaaagatacatagagtcatGGAGAACTATATAAAAAAttggagaatttaaaatttactttttgatgaagagaagatgaccattagacaaggaatagaaaaagaaggttaaaaatataaaaataagaagaggaTTTAAGAGAATAAAGAATTGACGGTACAATAATTATATTTGATTAGGTTAAataatagtcaaaataataaaaaaaaataaaaaaataaatttaaaactttagctaattgaatttattttatttgtagtggggtcatttaaaatttgaagtgggagtatattatatataactatattttttaaaacaaaaattaaaaacatcatgggggcaagtgccccctcaTTGTTATGCTTGGGTCCGTCCCTGGacagagtatacaaaattaaaagaaaaagtcatagatgtcctagaggtcctctttctgtgggaatccccttacaagttgggttagcacttagcagttgaaagcttggtaggtgaccaagtcaagttcaggattggggatagattctggacttgtcccggataggaagggtagttcctaggaagaattggtgtctgtaatgtgtttgattatagtgaaattctatcattATTGTGATGAAGACTgaatgtaggctgcactgcacttagcagctgaaccaagatacttctgggtgtgatcctctctctctcttctactcaatTTCTGGTTCTGTTCAtaggagacaaaaataaaaaatatctcctcattggttacgagacaaaaagaaaatatctCTTGACTTGTGACGAGACAAAAAGTAGAAAAATCTCCTAAAGCATTTTAAAAAAGCAGCAAGTAGTATACAACAAAAAGggactaagattcaacccccttcttttAATTACTGATAAACCATCATAAACATATTAACTAAAAGTCATAGTAATTAATCATAGTATTTAAGTAGCAGTAATATTAACTGCTATAATACATTAAAAATGATGTCTAAAGTATCATCAATGATAATTAAATTTCCCAAAACTAAAACACAACACCTAATAACATAGTCtcaaaataacataatttaaaaaGGTTTTGTATGAGCTTATTATAACCTGGTTGCTAATTAATGTATGATCTCTTTATATTCATAAAATATATGATTATTTTGTTTTGAAACGTTTATTTgttttattacaaaatatttaattattttagtaattaattattattttaaaaattataaaataNNNNNNNNNNNNNNNNNNNNNNNNNNNNNNNNNNNNNcataaatatataattattaatttttttatttatataacatTTTAATATTGATGATGATATATAATATAGCTAactttaattttgatatgttataaATAAGAGTGTTTAATATCGGTCTTGActtgaaattcagcacaaactcaaagtatattttttggctttgaattttttatgtttaCACAATGTAATTTGAGTTAGATTTAAATCATGTTTGGAATAAATATGGCTAggaccaataataataataacaaagccTTATCCCACTAGATGATGTTAactacatgaatcaaacaatGTCATTGAGCTCTATTATGTATTATGTCTAtaaagagaccgtttacatgtagatctcgtttgaccatcttatggatggtcttcttaggtctttctCTACCTTTCActctttgtccatcttccatcttatCCACCATCTTGATTGGGTgccggtcttcttctcacatgtccaaaccaactgagacgcgattctaccatcttttccactATAGATGTTACTCCAAccctctctcttatatcttcattccttattctatccaatcgTGTATGACCACTcgtccatctcaacatcttcatctttgCCACACTTAGCTTATGTTTGTTCTCTTCTTTGGCTGCCCAAGATTCTCTACCATAAAGTATAGCCGGTCtgatagcagtgcgatagaatttacctttaagttttaaaggtactttttgtcacatataaaaccagacgcactccgccattttgaccaacctgcttggatcctatgatttacgtCATGTTCAATCtatccattatcctgtatgatgcacccaagatacttaaaactcttCACCTTTTGTAGGATGTTATCTCCAATTGTCagctctatattagggtttttctTTCGCAGGccaaacttacattccatatattccgtcttgctatgaCTTATGCGcaaaccatacacttctagaacttctctccataactccaacttcttatttaggtcttcccttgactcttcTATAAGGATGATATCATTGGCAAAAAGTATGCACCATGGTACAGGCTCTTGGATATGCTCTGTGAGTACCTCCAAGACTAATATGAAAAGGAATGGACTTaaagatgatccctggtgtaatcctataccaataggaaatttctctgtcacaccatcttgagtcttcacactagttgtagccccatcatacatgtttttaattgcacgaatatataagatccttactctcttcttttctaaaaccttccataagacctctctTGACACCCTATCGtatgctttttccaaatcaataaacaccatatgtagatcatttttattactacgatgcctctccatcatccttcttaacagttatatcgcttcagtggtggATTGTCTGGCATAAAACTAAATTGATTCTCAGTTACTTATGTATCTTGTCTTAGCCTCCATTCTATCACCCTtttccataacttcatggtatgactcatgaacttgatccctctatagttttcgcaaGTTTGTATATCCCATTTATTCTTGTGGATAGGTACTAAGGtgttctttctccactcatctgaCATCTTCTtagaccttaaaatctcattaaaaaacttGGTTAACTAATTGACGTCTTTCTCTCCAAGGTCCTTCCAAACTTCAAACGGGATATTATTGGGTC harbors:
- the LOC107623853 gene encoding GDSL esterase/lipase At5g14450 translates to MTMGLGLLLLIFLLPCYYCVRGVEPANSAACAFSAVYNFGDSNSDTGGISAVFVPIPPPYGEGFFHKPSGRDCDGRLIIDFIAEKLNLPYLSAYLNSLGTNYRHGANFATGGSTIRRQNETIFQYGISPFSLDMQIVQFDQFKERTKQMYQDNINSVDKSRIPVPEEFSKALYTFDIGQNDLSVGFRTMNFDQMRATMPDIVNQLANAVKNIYERGGRSFWVHNTGPIGCLPVNLFYKHNVPPGYFDKYQCVNDQNLMAQEFNKQLKDRVIKLRIELPEAAITYVDVYAAKYGLISNTKNEGFDDPMKICCGYHVNDTHIWCGNLGTANGKDLYGTACEKPSAAVSWDGVHYAEAANHWVANRILNGSFTDPPIPITQACYRQ